The following coding sequences are from one Aeromicrobium duanguangcaii window:
- a CDS encoding SH3 domain-containing protein, translating to MTQTSKPGHRRKPVVRDPWYVRARKHTVIATGIASLGVAAVATLGTSSMTVADATHVSHTTTESADPARSGDIVTEALDGAAPVRTSRSSAERAPLPSAVEAEAMIEGSLFAQKTVPIRADASEDSPVLATIAKGKTLQVTGETRGGWTQVVHNDLPRWVATELVDEEEPKLAPEEGTLSTAPCGIGSGVESGLQADTVRVYRAVCARFPQITSYGGLAGRGEHATGHSLDIMVGGQLGWDIAAFLQANRTELGVSYLIYEQRIWTVQRGGEGWRGMSDRGGATANHFDHVHVTTFGNAGSL from the coding sequence ATGACCCAGACTTCCAAGCCCGGACACCGGCGCAAGCCCGTCGTCCGCGACCCTTGGTACGTCCGCGCACGCAAGCACACGGTGATCGCCACCGGCATCGCCTCGCTCGGCGTCGCGGCAGTCGCCACGCTCGGCACCTCCTCGATGACCGTCGCGGATGCGACGCACGTGTCCCACACGACGACCGAGTCCGCCGACCCCGCCCGCTCCGGTGACATCGTCACCGAGGCGCTCGACGGGGCCGCGCCGGTGCGCACGAGCCGCAGCAGCGCCGAGCGCGCGCCACTTCCCTCCGCCGTCGAGGCCGAGGCCATGATCGAGGGCTCGCTGTTCGCCCAGAAGACCGTGCCGATCCGCGCCGACGCGTCCGAGGACTCGCCCGTGCTGGCCACCATCGCCAAGGGCAAGACACTCCAGGTCACCGGCGAGACCCGCGGTGGCTGGACGCAGGTCGTGCACAACGACCTGCCGCGCTGGGTCGCGACGGAGCTCGTCGACGAGGAGGAGCCGAAGCTGGCCCCCGAGGAGGGCACGCTCTCGACCGCCCCGTGCGGCATCGGCTCCGGCGTCGAGTCCGGCCTGCAGGCCGACACCGTGCGCGTCTACCGCGCCGTCTGCGCCCGCTTCCCCCAGATCACCAGCTACGGCGGCCTCGCCGGCCGTGGCGAGCACGCCACCGGCCACTCGCTCGACATCATGGTCGGAGGCCAGCTCGGCTGGGACATCGCCGCGTTCCTGCAGGCGAACCGGACCGAGCTCGGCGTCAGCTACCTGATCTACGAGCAGCGCATCTGGACCGTCCAGCGCGGCGGCGAGGGATGGCGCGGCATGAGTGATCGCGGCGGCGCGACCGCCAACCACTTCGACCACGTCCACGTGACGACGTTCGGCAACGCCGGATCCCTGTGA
- a CDS encoding sigma-70 family RNA polymerase sigma factor produces MYLSEIARTPLLDAEREVELSRTIEAGLFARHLLETGRVGRAKGGAPKRATREELEWIAEEGDRAVQEFVQANLRLVVSIARKYGRAQMPMLDLIQEGNTGLIRAVEKFDYAKGFKFSTYATWWVRQAITRGVAQQARVVRLPVHVVEELNQVSGARRNLERQLGYDPEPAEIAAELDMDVERVIDLLAWGRDHVSLDSPVDEDGDTSLGDLIARDSSPGPDLEMLDHDARDQLLALVDRLDDREADIVKARYGLLDGRQQKLADIGKRHGISAERVRQVERQAIARLREIADPELAA; encoded by the coding sequence ATGTACCTGTCCGAGATCGCGCGCACCCCGCTGCTCGACGCCGAGCGCGAGGTTGAGCTGAGCCGCACGATCGAGGCCGGGCTGTTCGCCCGCCATCTGCTCGAGACCGGCCGCGTCGGCCGGGCCAAGGGCGGAGCCCCGAAGCGCGCGACGCGCGAGGAACTGGAGTGGATCGCCGAGGAGGGCGACCGCGCCGTGCAGGAGTTCGTCCAGGCGAACCTGCGTCTCGTCGTGTCCATCGCGCGCAAGTACGGCCGCGCGCAGATGCCGATGCTCGACCTCATCCAGGAGGGCAACACCGGCCTGATCCGTGCGGTCGAGAAGTTCGACTACGCCAAGGGCTTCAAGTTCTCGACGTACGCCACGTGGTGGGTCCGTCAGGCCATCACCCGCGGCGTCGCGCAGCAGGCTCGCGTCGTGCGCCTTCCCGTGCACGTCGTCGAGGAGCTGAACCAGGTCTCCGGCGCTCGCCGCAACCTCGAGCGCCAGCTGGGCTACGACCCGGAGCCGGCCGAGATCGCCGCCGAGCTCGACATGGACGTCGAGCGGGTCATCGACCTGCTCGCGTGGGGTCGTGACCACGTCAGCCTCGACTCCCCCGTGGACGAGGACGGCGACACCAGCCTGGGCGACCTGATCGCCCGCGACAGCTCGCCGGGTCCCGACCTGGAGATGCTCGACCACGACGCCCGTGACCAGCTGTTGGCCCTCGTCGATCGTCTCGACGACCGTGAGGCCGACATCGTCAAGGCTCGCTACGGCCTGCTGGACGGCCGTCAGCAGAAGCTCGCCGACATCGGCAAGCGCCACGGCATCTCGGCCGAGCGCGTGCGTCAGGTGGAGCGGCAGGCGATCGCGCGATTGCGAGAGATCGCCGATCCCGAACTGGCCGCCTAG
- a CDS encoding S9 family peptidase, with product MTDVPRAPRRPHERTHHGDTVIDPYEWLRDKDDPETIAYLEAENAWAEDTTSHLADLREQIFTEIKDRTLESDMSVPVRHDRWWYYSRTVEGRQYAIRCRVPIAGPDDWEPPVVEPGETLPGEEVLLDSNDEAEGHEFFSLGTFSLSDDGDLLAWSVDTTGDERYTIRVRRLSTGEVLSDVVEGAAPGATWSADGRYLFYVTVDDAWRPHRVWRHELGSSEDDVLVFEEPDERFFVGLGRSSSDRFLIIGVGSKITSEIRLLDATDPTGEFRVVWPRREGVDYSVEHVIVGGRDQLAILHNDGAVNFELVLAPLDDPTATTVLVPGSDEVRLEAADAFARHLVLSYRRDATTRLALMEIGPDGIGAPVELDFDTELFTCGLGGNAEWDPKYLRIGYTSYVEPATIWDLDPTTGERILRRRAPVLGDFDPADYEQHRAWVRAEDGAMVPLSIVCRRDTPRDGTAPALIYGYGSYEISLDPDFSISRLSLLDRGFVYAVAHVRGGGELGRRWYDEGKQLAKMNTFTDFIACARHLADESWTSPDRLVAEGGSAGGLLMGAVANLAPDAFTGIFADVPFVDPLTTILDPSLPLTVIEWDEWGDPLHDPEVYAYMKKYTPYENVADVHYPSILAGTSLNDTRVLYVEPAKWVARLREVTGAERSVLLRTEMSAGHGGVSGRYAAWHQRAWELAWIIDTATAVTRANQRNS from the coding sequence ATGACCGACGTCCCCCGCGCCCCTCGCCGTCCCCACGAGCGCACGCACCACGGCGACACCGTGATCGACCCGTACGAGTGGCTGCGCGACAAGGACGACCCCGAGACGATCGCCTACCTCGAGGCCGAGAACGCCTGGGCCGAGGACACGACCTCGCACCTCGCCGACCTGCGCGAGCAGATCTTCACCGAGATCAAGGACCGGACGCTCGAGAGCGACATGTCGGTCCCCGTCCGGCACGACCGCTGGTGGTACTACTCGCGCACCGTCGAGGGTCGCCAGTACGCGATCCGCTGCCGCGTCCCGATCGCCGGTCCCGACGACTGGGAGCCGCCCGTCGTCGAGCCCGGCGAGACCCTCCCGGGCGAGGAGGTGCTGCTGGACTCCAACGACGAGGCCGAGGGTCATGAGTTCTTCTCGCTGGGCACGTTCAGCCTGTCCGACGACGGCGACCTGCTGGCGTGGTCCGTCGACACCACCGGTGACGAGCGGTACACGATCCGCGTGCGCCGGCTCTCGACCGGCGAGGTCCTGTCCGACGTCGTCGAGGGTGCCGCGCCCGGCGCCACGTGGTCGGCCGACGGTCGCTACCTCTTCTACGTCACCGTCGACGACGCCTGGCGCCCCCACCGCGTCTGGCGGCACGAGCTCGGCTCGTCCGAGGACGACGTGCTGGTCTTCGAGGAGCCGGACGAGCGCTTCTTCGTCGGCCTCGGCCGCAGCAGCTCCGACCGCTTCCTGATCATCGGCGTCGGCTCCAAGATCACCAGCGAGATCCGGCTGCTCGACGCCACCGACCCCACCGGCGAGTTCCGTGTCGTGTGGCCGCGCCGCGAGGGCGTCGACTACTCGGTCGAGCACGTCATCGTCGGAGGCCGCGACCAGCTGGCCATCCTGCACAACGACGGCGCCGTGAACTTCGAGCTCGTCCTGGCTCCCCTCGACGACCCGACCGCCACCACGGTGCTCGTGCCGGGCTCGGACGAGGTGCGCCTCGAGGCGGCCGACGCCTTCGCCCGCCACCTCGTGCTCTCGTACCGGCGCGACGCCACGACCCGCCTGGCCCTGATGGAGATCGGGCCCGACGGCATCGGCGCGCCCGTCGAGCTGGACTTCGACACCGAGCTGTTCACGTGCGGCCTCGGCGGCAACGCCGAATGGGACCCCAAGTACCTGCGCATCGGCTACACGTCCTACGTCGAGCCGGCGACGATCTGGGACCTCGATCCGACCACCGGCGAGCGGATCCTGCGCCGCCGGGCGCCCGTCCTGGGCGACTTCGACCCCGCCGACTACGAGCAGCACCGGGCCTGGGTGCGCGCCGAGGACGGCGCGATGGTCCCGCTGTCGATCGTCTGCCGCCGCGACACCCCGCGCGACGGCACGGCCCCCGCGTTGATCTACGGCTACGGCTCGTACGAGATCAGCCTCGACCCCGACTTCTCGATCTCGCGCCTGAGCCTGCTCGACCGGGGCTTCGTCTACGCCGTGGCCCACGTGCGCGGCGGCGGCGAGCTCGGCCGGCGGTGGTACGACGAGGGCAAGCAGCTGGCCAAGATGAACACGTTCACCGACTTCATCGCGTGCGCGCGCCATCTGGCCGACGAGTCCTGGACCTCCCCCGACCGCCTCGTCGCCGAGGGCGGCAGCGCGGGCGGCCTGCTGATGGGCGCCGTCGCCAACCTGGCCCCCGACGCCTTCACGGGAATCTTCGCCGACGTGCCCTTCGTCGATCCGCTGACCACGATCCTCGACCCGTCCCTGCCGCTGACGGTCATCGAGTGGGACGAGTGGGGCGACCCGCTGCACGATCCCGAGGTCTACGCGTACATGAAGAAGTACACGCCGTACGAGAACGTGGCCGACGTGCACTACCCGTCGATCCTGGCCGGGACGTCCCTCAACGACACCCGCGTGCTCTACGTCGAGCCGGCGAAGTGGGTCGCGCGACTGCGCGAGGTCACCGGCGCCGAGCGGTCGGTCCTGCTGCGCACCGAGATGTCCGCGGGTCACGGCGGCGTCAGCGGACGCTACGCCGCCTGGCACCAGCGGGCCTGGGAGCTGGCGTGGATCATCGACACCGCCACCGCCGTTACCAGAGCCAACCAAAGAAACTCCTGA
- the coaE gene encoding dephospho-CoA kinase — translation MARRVGLTGGIASGKSTVSARLAELGAVVIDYDRLAREVVEPGSPALDLIAERFGADVIAPDGTLVRPALGAIVFADPSALKDLEAITHPAIRGLAAAREQGAGPDAIVVHDNPLLVEMGAAAACDVVIVVDVPEQLQVDRMVRDRQMSEQDARARIAAQASREQRLAVADVVIENTGTLEQLSARIDEVWKDLVEPSAR, via the coding sequence ATGGCGCGGCGTGTGGGCCTGACCGGCGGCATCGCGTCGGGCAAGAGCACCGTCAGCGCTCGGCTGGCCGAGCTCGGCGCCGTCGTCATCGACTACGACCGGCTGGCGCGTGAGGTCGTCGAGCCGGGCAGTCCCGCCCTGGACCTGATCGCCGAGCGTTTCGGCGCTGACGTGATCGCGCCCGACGGCACTCTCGTGCGCCCGGCGCTCGGCGCGATCGTGTTCGCCGACCCGTCGGCGCTGAAGGACCTCGAGGCCATCACCCACCCGGCGATCCGCGGCCTGGCCGCCGCGCGTGAGCAGGGCGCCGGTCCCGATGCGATCGTCGTGCACGACAACCCGCTGCTGGTCGAGATGGGCGCAGCGGCCGCCTGCGACGTCGTCATCGTCGTCGACGTGCCCGAGCAGCTCCAGGTCGACCGCATGGTTCGCGACCGCCAGATGTCGGAGCAGGACGCGCGTGCCCGCATCGCCGCGCAGGCGTCCCGCGAGCAGCGGCTGGCCGTCGCCGACGTCGTCATCGAGAACACCGGCACCCTGGAACAACTGAGCGCCCGGATCGACGAGGTCTGGAAGGACCTGGTCGAGCCGAGCGCTCGCTGA